In Nicotiana tabacum cultivar K326 chromosome 10, ASM71507v2, whole genome shotgun sequence, the DNA window GACACTCTCCTCTTTGcgaacattattattattattttttattataatagttttgtcaaaaatattttcactCACCTATCAAACACCAAAAAGTAATTTTTAGAAAAACAAATTTCTATTAAACATGACTTTTGTCTTATCAAACACAAAATGACCCTAATcaagttttaaaaaaatcaacTCCAGATATAGATACTATATTACTATTGCAGCTCAGAACCACGATCGACATTTTGCCGATCAAAATCTGGTGCTTAATTGGACTTTCAAAacaattatatttgtttttttaagGATCATGCGATAAATTTCAAAGGGGATAATCTTATAAATTTAGATTGACAAAATGACAAGAGCAAAATATTCTTCCTTTACCTAACTCCAAACACAAAGATGCACGCAGTTTTTGCTGTGGCATTAAGCGTAGGACATTTTGATTCCTCCTTTGAAGCTAAATCTATTAgtaaattagaaatagaaaacgACTAGAAGATATACTATGAGATATCTTTAAAACGGTAAATACTTACTCGTACTAGGTATTTGTACTATATCGTATCAAGAATTCAAGATACTATGGATATGTGGTTTAGTGAGGtaataatatatattaattaaccaTGATTAAATATACTAGTCTTTTTTTTATACACATCTTATGCATGTattgatttgatataaatatcaagtatatataattaatttttaccaAATATACCCATGGGCTACTTGATTAATTGGTGATGCAAATAATGACTTCACCTCGACGAGAGTCGGTGGAAGTGGGTATCATCTGAATTATGGTCTAGCAAGCAACTAatattccttttttcttttgtaagGACTTAAGGAGACGGGAGACCTGAATAGTgaatgaaaaaaaggaaagaatttggTAAGAGTTGAACTTTACATTTTTAGAATACTAGATAGAATTCTATCAGTAAATTACTATTCGACTTTGATGTTAATGAAAATCATTTAGTAGGttttttttctcttcaaaatcatttcttgtttggatggttgttacctattgtactgtatcgtactgttattttaaatataatatttattttaattattacttaaatttaatgtatcgtatcgttaaatccatcGTTTCGCAACGATaagaagtgtcactttatggaacGACGGATTGGGTGTGGTAGCGTTGTTTTCTTGCTTTTTTCTCTCATCGTGtccttccttattattaaataattatattttatccgTTATcttaatttttatataataagTTTATTTTgtattctattttttctttataatgttgcaagtttattcttcatattgttaatgcatgacatcatgaaacgGCGACAAACGATATAATCTATTCAAATGTTGTATTTGTTAACTTGAGCTAGATCGAGTAATGGAAACAACTCATAACACATGCAAGTGAAATTCTCATTGACCAAATTGGAAGAATCTAGAGAGAGAAATGATGAGATGGGTGCAGACTAGAGAGAAGGGCGATTATGTTCGAGTGAATCTGATTTCCAGATTCACTGTGTTATAACAGCCCTCTCACGTGCCTAACTAACACCCTCATTTACATACACAACTAACAACCCCAAACTTTCCTCATTTATACTTTGACCCCTGACTCTCAATACTCCCCTTCAAGCTGGAGTGTGAAAGACATCAAACACTCAAGCTTGGAGAGTAGTAACTAGTGTTGTACTGTTCCCAAATGACTTCTGCAACTACAACTACCATGCTTCTGTATTCTGCTTCTGCCGAGCTTCTACTTAATGTTTGTTATTTTTTAGATTTCCAAGACAACAATGGATCTCCCATCTTCACAACATAGCTTGTGATTGATCTCCTAGTATTGGGACAAACAACCCAATCTGAGTCACAGTAAGCTATGAGTGTATAAGTTTCCCCTCTCTTCAAAAATACACCAAGTCCTAGTGAACCTTTGATGTACTTGACAATTCTCATTGCTGTATTCAAATGAGTTTTGGCCTTTGCATAAATTGTCTCAGAACTTGCACTGCAAAGCATAGATTTGGTCTTGTAATTGTCAAATACAACAACTTTCCTATTAATTTCTGATAAGCTGTTATATCTTCCAATTCTTCATCTTCAGTGATTCCCATATGCTTATCATAGTCTACAGTTGTTAGCTTATAATTGAGTTCCGTTGGTGTGGAAACAGGTTTACAACCAGTAAGACCTACTTCAGATACCAATTCCAAAGCATATTTTCTCCGATTAAGAACTATTCCTTCTTTTAACCTCATCACTTCTATACCTAAGAGTACCTTAGTTCCCCCAAGTCCTTCATCTTGAAGTTACCATGCAAGGAATTTTTTACCTCTTGTATCAGGTCAGCATTACTACCTGTAATTAATAAATCATCATCATACACTAGAATGattacaatatcagcccctcgttTCTTAGTGAAAAGTGAATGATCATATGGACTTTGTACATATCCATCTTGCATGAGAGCAGTAGTTAGTTTTATGTTCCATTGTCTAGAAGCCTATTTGAGTCCATATAGGGATTTCAACAAACTGCAGACCTTATACTCCACCTTTTGTTGGAAACCCTGAGGCATCTCCATGTAGGTATCTTCCACCAAATAACCTTGGAGAAATGCATTATTAACATTCATCTGAAATAATGGCCAGTCTTTGGATGTTGGTACTCCAATGGTTGTCCTAATTGTGATCATTTTTGCCACAGGTGAGAAAGTGTCATGGTAATCTAGCCCTTCCAGTTTAGTGTAACCCTTGGCTACTAACCTTGTTTTGA includes these proteins:
- the LOC142165045 gene encoding uncharacterized protein LOC142165045; protein product: MITIRTTIGVPTSKDWPLFQMNVNNAFLQGYLVEDTYMEMPQGFQQKVEYKVCSSNADLIQEVKNSLHGNFKMKDLGELSASSETIYAKAKTHLNTAMRIVKYIKGSLGLGVFLKRGETYTLIAYCDSDWVVCPNTRRSITSYVVKMGDPLLSWKSKK